Within Lolium rigidum isolate FL_2022 chromosome 5, APGP_CSIRO_Lrig_0.1, whole genome shotgun sequence, the genomic segment AAATACAGCTTGGGGCAAAAGCGCTATGTCGTGCACTATATCTACCGCGCCGGAAAGAGCGCGCTGTATCCGTCGCGCGCAGAAACAGGTACAGATTTTTACAGCTCCAAGGTTTAGAGCTTCTGCTGGAGGTGAATATGCCCTCACGCACAAAACATGGATAGAGCGCGCTGTAAAGCGCTTTTACAGCGCCAAGATTTAGCGCGCCTCCATGTGCGCTTTCACCAAACATGTGCTGGCTATTCATTTGCTCTAGCACCTGCAGGGCGTAGGTACAGGGCAATGGATGGTGGAACAAGGACTCAACAACAGCACACACCAGCAAGCGAGACGATGCGTCGCTGTGCAGCGGTCGAACCTCTAAAAAATTGTTGAACATGGCTACCCGAATACTCGCTGTGGTAAATTAGTGGCAATATACTCCATGATGAAGCTTAACGAACCTACAGTAACCTCTCTAGCACCGACTAGTTTATGATCGATGTTACGGTTAATTTTCCATGATGAAAACAAGACCTCGAGCTACTTGATGCAAGCGAAATTAATAAGCTGGACGCGTTCAGAAGATCTCGCCGCAAAAAAACCAAATCCGTCAGATCAAGTGGCGTAGTATATTGCAACACGATCACCGAGACAACCGAATTGAGGATCCGAGATTGAACCTCCACCGACACCGTCGAAGAATCAAGCAAAAAATTAAACCTACGAAACTAAGGAGCTCACCAACACGAATTCGCTGCTACTAGTAGATACGAACGAGAGAATCCCCCACACACCGATGGGAAGGAGAGCGCGTCGCCGGCGGTCGACGTCTAGTCGAAGCCGACGCCCCTCGCGGCCGTCGTCCACGCGCCCTGCGCCGCCGGAcccctcgtcggcggccccccgtacgccgccgccgccgcggccctcGCGCAGTTCTCCATGGAGGTGGACGCGGCGCCGGTGGGTGCGGGTGTGGCGCTGCTGCTGAAGTGGCcgttggcggtggcggtggcgttgGGGCGGgagtgcgcggcggcggcggcggtggcggcggcgagcgcgtcgtAGGCGTCGTCCTTG encodes:
- the LOC124651934 gene encoding uncharacterized protein LOC124651934, coding for MERFAAMVAGRRAAPAPKPAGEEEEGDKEYLRIQLEEIVIVKDDAYDALAAATAAAAAHSRPNATATANGHFSSSATPAPTGAASTSMENCARAAAAAAYGGPPTRGPAAQGAWTTAARGVGFD